A region from the Treponema pallidum subsp. pallidum str. Nichols genome encodes:
- a CDS encoding ABC transporter permease, translating to MKRVINSCIAVLLGVAVMSAVIVLCSENPSVSLAAFFLKPFSTRGYIRALFHKAGLFVCMALGASCALKTGMINLGGDGQIYAAGFVTALLLREYWGVGFLLQWSVALLCALSVAGILACVSGILKAWLATSEMITSFLLSTACVPLIDALIITVTRDPAGNLLATAPVHSHFILQQQTSLFGVPAVLTYASLVALAVGCFFSYTRVGYQFRICGKAPEFGRFVGFPVWATYVWGMVLSGALFGLTGFFSVVGLFGTCYVGFSVGMGYAALAHALIAHAHITVLVPLAFFFAWMETASEAAVLGAHLTVNVVLFLQAAIFLLISAQWSAPWNAVRRGARRVYRFLVTVFCFRGEKHRTRRRHALSVHDTHHRRSRWE from the coding sequence GTGAAACGGGTGATCAATTCGTGTATCGCAGTGTTGCTCGGTGTTGCAGTTATGAGTGCTGTGATTGTTCTGTGCTCGGAAAATCCATCCGTATCTTTGGCAGCGTTTTTTCTCAAACCTTTTTCTACCCGTGGCTACATACGTGCCCTGTTTCACAAAGCAGGACTGTTTGTCTGTATGGCACTGGGGGCGAGCTGCGCGCTAAAAACAGGAATGATCAATTTAGGTGGTGATGGCCAGATCTATGCTGCAGGTTTTGTCACCGCATTGTTGCTCCGTGAGTACTGGGGTGTGGGCTTTTTGTTGCAATGGAGTGTTGCGCTCCTCTGTGCGCTGTCGGTCGCGGGGATATTAGCCTGTGTTTCTGGGATACTAAAAGCATGGCTGGCAACTAGCGAAATGATTACTTCCTTTTTGTTATCCACCGCATGCGTGCCTCTCATCGATGCGTTGATTATAACGGTTACGCGTGATCCTGCGGGGAACTTGCTGGCAACTGCGCCGGTTCATTCGCATTTTATATTGCAGCAACAGACGTCTTTGTTCGGTGTGCCGGCCGTATTGACCTATGCGTCCTTAGTAGCACTCGCAGTTGGGTGTTTTTTTTCGTACACCCGCGTAGGATATCAGTTTCGCATATGCGGAAAGGCCCCCGAATTTGGGCGTTTTGTAGGGTTTCCCGTATGGGCCACCTATGTGTGGGGAATGGTGCTTTCAGGGGCGCTGTTTGGGCTTACCGGATTTTTTTCTGTAGTTGGGCTGTTTGGCACCTGCTATGTGGGTTTTTCTGTGGGGATGGGTTACGCAGCCTTAGCGCACGCGTTAATTGCCCATGCACACATTACGGTACTCGTACCGCTTGCGTTCTTTTTCGCGTGGATGGAGACAGCCTCTGAAGCTGCAGTACTTGGTGCGCACCTGACGGTAAATGTGGTGCTATTTTTACAGGCGGCGATCTTTTTGCTTATTTCTGCACAATGGTCCGCACCGTGGAATGCAGTGCGGCGAGGCGCACGCCGGGTATATCGATTCCTTGTCACCGTTTTTTGTTTTCGTGGGGAAAAGCACAGAACTCGCAGACGTCATGCGCTTTCTGTACATGATACACATCATAGGCGGTCTCGATGGGAGTGA
- a CDS encoding ABC transporter permease: MGVIGTTVIAILHRAAPLACAAAGALATEYAGVLGIFMEGVITFSSFCIAFFALVWGSYWGGLGITVCVVPLCLFFVAVGTERMRANPFLTGIAVHFSAMGMSAFGASSMFARAAASAMQMDTAAHGVSFTHVSLAHTRVLPHPLWGTAVAFALVWVFHLYLYSTNVGINFMHSGEGALALQVRGTDAARYRMVSWAVAGVCAVCAGGLLVLRVGTYTPQMAAGRGWTALAIVFLARKRMMWCVPAAIFFSGIEHMCDVLQGTHVVPTGVLFALPYILSLVVFVCTRRTSPCRRGERRRSRLLFAYLQRVTCA; encoded by the coding sequence ATGGGAGTGATAGGCACCACAGTGATAGCAATATTACATCGCGCAGCACCGCTTGCATGCGCTGCAGCAGGAGCGCTCGCAACAGAATACGCGGGAGTGTTGGGAATTTTTATGGAAGGGGTGATTACCTTCTCGTCCTTTTGCATAGCGTTTTTCGCACTGGTATGGGGAAGTTATTGGGGTGGACTGGGTATTACCGTGTGTGTGGTGCCGCTGTGTTTATTTTTTGTGGCCGTGGGTACGGAGCGTATGCGGGCAAATCCGTTTTTAACGGGCATAGCAGTGCACTTTTCTGCAATGGGGATGAGCGCATTTGGTGCGTCCAGCATGTTTGCACGCGCTGCAGCTTCTGCGATGCAGATGGACACGGCAGCGCATGGTGTCTCTTTCACTCATGTTTCTCTTGCACATACCCGCGTTTTACCTCACCCCCTGTGGGGGACTGCGGTGGCCTTTGCACTGGTGTGGGTTTTTCACCTGTATCTGTACTCTACAAACGTGGGTATCAATTTTATGCACTCTGGGGAAGGTGCGTTAGCCTTGCAGGTGCGGGGAACTGACGCGGCGCGGTATCGGATGGTGTCGTGGGCGGTAGCAGGCGTGTGTGCGGTGTGTGCGGGGGGACTGTTAGTATTGCGTGTCGGTACGTACACCCCGCAGATGGCTGCAGGCAGAGGATGGACGGCACTTGCAATTGTTTTTCTTGCACGCAAGCGGATGATGTGGTGTGTGCCGGCGGCGATTTTTTTCTCCGGTATTGAACACATGTGTGACGTATTGCAGGGCACTCACGTGGTGCCCACCGGTGTACTGTTTGCGCTGCCGTACATCCTCTCACTGGTGGTGTTTGTGTGCACACGGCGCACCTCCCCGTGCCGACGCGGAGAGCGCAGACGTAGCAGGCTTCTTTTTGCGTATCTGCAGCGCGTTACGTGCGCTTGA
- the mutL gene encoding DNA mismatch repair endonuclease MutL, translating to MACAKRATGAALRQNAGAGCLRSGKGFSMHETSYKPIHRLSPDTAKKIAAGEVIERPASVVRELLENALDAGATKIHLEINAGGCALIRVSDNGHGMSPQDLLLCAEAHTTSKISSADDLLQLRTLGFRGEALASIAAVSRLHLTSTRSGPLAWHYQPKAAGTAAHVPPVPQGTEAGVLEPASLERGTVVRVEQLFENFPARKRFLGRQSAETTLCRSALIDVSLAHHPVEFRFTVDGTHKLTLLSQQTRKDRCLETQMLKGDPALFHTIEGGDCSFHFHLVLSEPAICRRERRGIFTFVNGRRIFDYGLVQALVLGSEGYFPNGTFPVACLFLTVNSERIDFNIHPAKKEVHLQDYAHIRHTLSRSVAHFYRQCTIAHYVRAEPAHAPATQGNAPTHSSPPCTGVREEPAAPCAHTPRYESLFPLPVQHAHLLPPSPPHISCEHARDCTHPAPAAEGDAPVHNHTHTGAFKVLGQVAGTFIAVERNNALYLIDQHAAHERIIFDTLQRNLGTAQILLIPYHIHPRSDEEARIMHRACTELSPAGFRFHEEPDGSWHVTAVPLHWRGSEEQLAHDILYSGKNAHDILRHVLATCACRSACKDGTILDDATLHSLVEQAFALPQSRCPHGRPIWIVIGRDELFKRIKRT from the coding sequence GTGGCGTGTGCAAAGCGCGCTACGGGGGCAGCGCTTCGGCAAAACGCGGGAGCTGGCTGTCTACGCTCTGGCAAGGGTTTTTCTATGCATGAAACGTCCTACAAACCTATCCACCGGCTGTCCCCTGACACCGCTAAAAAAATCGCCGCAGGAGAAGTCATCGAGCGGCCCGCCTCCGTCGTGCGCGAATTGCTCGAGAACGCACTCGATGCAGGCGCCACCAAAATCCATCTGGAAATTAACGCAGGCGGCTGCGCGCTCATCCGCGTGAGCGATAACGGCCACGGCATGTCCCCCCAGGATTTGTTGCTATGCGCTGAAGCACACACCACGAGCAAAATATCGTCTGCAGACGACTTATTGCAGCTGCGCACGTTAGGCTTCCGGGGAGAAGCACTCGCCTCCATCGCCGCAGTCAGCCGCCTGCACCTTACGAGCACCCGATCAGGGCCCCTCGCGTGGCACTACCAGCCAAAGGCTGCAGGCACTGCAGCGCACGTACCGCCGGTGCCGCAGGGCACCGAAGCAGGCGTGCTAGAGCCTGCAAGTCTTGAGCGAGGCACCGTCGTACGCGTCGAGCAGCTTTTTGAAAACTTTCCTGCGCGCAAACGCTTTCTCGGACGCCAAAGCGCAGAGACCACCCTGTGCCGCAGCGCACTCATCGACGTCTCCCTCGCACATCACCCCGTGGAGTTTCGCTTCACCGTCGACGGAACGCACAAGCTCACCCTGCTCAGTCAGCAAACCCGGAAGGATCGGTGTCTTGAAACGCAAATGCTCAAAGGAGATCCTGCGCTCTTCCACACCATAGAAGGAGGTGACTGCTCGTTTCACTTTCACCTTGTACTTTCAGAACCCGCCATCTGCCGCAGAGAACGCCGCGGTATTTTTACCTTCGTCAACGGACGACGCATTTTTGATTACGGTCTTGTCCAGGCACTTGTGTTAGGAAGCGAGGGATACTTCCCCAATGGCACCTTTCCGGTCGCCTGCCTTTTCCTCACCGTTAACAGCGAACGTATTGATTTTAATATCCACCCTGCCAAAAAGGAGGTTCACTTACAGGACTATGCTCACATCCGCCACACACTCAGCCGCAGCGTTGCGCACTTCTACCGTCAGTGCACTATTGCTCACTACGTACGTGCAGAACCTGCCCACGCACCTGCCACTCAGGGCAACGCGCCAACACATTCCTCACCCCCCTGCACCGGCGTACGAGAAGAACCCGCCGCTCCCTGCGCGCACACACCCCGGTACGAATCCCTGTTCCCTCTACCCGTGCAGCATGCGCACCTGCTTCCTCCGTCACCTCCTCACATCTCGTGCGAACACGCGCGCGATTGCACTCACCCAGCCCCCGCTGCCGAAGGAGATGCGCCTGTGCACAACCATACCCATACAGGTGCATTCAAAGTACTCGGACAGGTAGCAGGAACATTCATCGCCGTAGAACGCAACAACGCTCTCTACCTTATCGATCAGCACGCAGCACATGAACGCATTATTTTTGATACGCTACAGCGGAACCTTGGCACTGCACAAATACTTCTTATTCCCTACCACATTCACCCACGCTCGGATGAAGAGGCGCGCATCATGCACCGCGCCTGCACAGAACTTTCTCCTGCAGGATTTCGATTTCACGAAGAACCAGACGGTTCGTGGCACGTAACTGCGGTGCCGCTCCACTGGCGGGGGAGCGAAGAGCAACTTGCACACGATATCCTCTACTCAGGAAAAAACGCGCACGACATCCTGCGCCACGTCCTCGCTACCTGTGCCTGCCGGTCTGCGTGTAAAGACGGCACCATCCTGGATGACGCAACGCTCCACTCGTTAGTGGAGCAGGCTTTTGCATTACCACAATCGAGGTGTCCCCACGGACGGCCCATTTGGATTGTCATTGGCCGAGACGAATTGTTCAAACGGATCAAGCGCACGTAA
- a CDS encoding CTP synthase, with translation MDPAFIFITGGVVSSLGKGIAAGAIGLLLKSRGISVVNQKFDPYLNGDPGTMNPYQHGEVFVTQDGGETDLDLGHYERFTDVPSSRFNSTTAGSVYRAILDRERAGGYGGATVQVIPHVTDEIQARIRAAAATTGARVVITEIGGTVGDIESLPFIEAIRQIRRVLGKERCLFIHLGLVPYLPSCGEMKTKPLQHSVKELLGLGVQPDVILCRSERHITDAVREKLSLFCNVERRAIVENVTARSIYEVPLLLEAEGLGALLCERLRLFDTCCGGQVARNLGAGGAQSAVLGAGGTVRTDGGLHPAAGQGAEPDLTAWRAMVRALYYPRRELTVALVGKYVSLADAYLSVSEALTAAGICHRARVDMRWIDAEEICSVQDAGHALADADALVIPGGFGVRGIEGMICAVSHARVQNLPYLGICLGMQIAVIEFARNVLLLASAHSREFAVDTPHPVVDLLPGCVDTPTGGSLRLGQYRCLLAEGSRARALYGRGEVWERHRHRYGLNAAYRARFEASALRPVGVDSDCGAVEVVEHGEHPWFFGVQFHPEFCSRPNRAHPLFRALVAAGLERKDSRS, from the coding sequence ATGGATCCGGCTTTTATCTTTATTACAGGCGGTGTAGTTTCCTCGCTGGGCAAGGGTATTGCCGCAGGTGCCATCGGACTTTTGCTTAAGAGCCGGGGTATATCCGTGGTGAATCAAAAGTTTGATCCCTACCTGAATGGGGATCCCGGTACCATGAATCCCTATCAGCACGGGGAGGTGTTTGTCACGCAAGATGGCGGCGAAACGGACCTGGATCTGGGCCATTACGAGCGCTTCACGGACGTGCCTTCAAGTAGATTCAATAGCACGACTGCGGGGAGCGTGTACCGGGCTATTTTGGACCGTGAACGCGCGGGAGGATACGGAGGTGCTACCGTACAGGTTATTCCTCACGTTACGGATGAAATCCAGGCGCGAATTCGCGCCGCTGCTGCTACCACGGGGGCTCGGGTGGTTATCACCGAAATCGGTGGTACCGTCGGTGACATAGAGTCGCTTCCGTTCATCGAGGCGATTCGTCAAATCAGGCGTGTTCTGGGGAAGGAGCGCTGTCTTTTTATTCATTTGGGTTTAGTTCCCTACTTACCCAGTTGTGGTGAAATGAAAACCAAGCCGCTACAGCACAGCGTAAAGGAGCTGCTAGGACTTGGTGTGCAGCCGGATGTCATCCTGTGCCGCAGCGAGCGTCACATCACGGATGCGGTGCGCGAAAAGCTGAGCCTTTTTTGCAATGTTGAGCGGCGTGCTATTGTCGAGAACGTGACGGCTCGTTCTATCTATGAGGTGCCGCTCCTTTTGGAAGCAGAAGGGCTGGGAGCGCTCTTGTGTGAGCGTTTGCGTCTTTTTGATACCTGCTGCGGGGGGCAGGTGGCGCGTAATCTCGGTGCAGGAGGCGCGCAGTCGGCTGTGTTGGGAGCGGGGGGGACGGTCCGTACAGACGGTGGTCTGCATCCTGCAGCAGGGCAGGGGGCAGAGCCAGATCTTACGGCGTGGCGCGCAATGGTCCGTGCACTGTACTATCCGCGGCGGGAGCTTACGGTGGCGCTGGTGGGTAAGTATGTGTCGCTTGCGGACGCGTATTTGAGCGTGAGCGAAGCGTTGACGGCGGCGGGTATTTGCCATCGTGCGCGAGTGGACATGCGCTGGATAGACGCAGAGGAAATCTGCAGCGTGCAGGACGCTGGGCACGCTCTTGCGGACGCAGATGCGCTGGTAATTCCAGGTGGCTTTGGCGTGCGGGGGATTGAAGGGATGATCTGTGCAGTTTCGCACGCGCGTGTGCAGAACCTGCCCTATCTTGGCATTTGCTTGGGGATGCAGATTGCAGTCATTGAATTTGCGCGCAATGTACTGTTGCTGGCAAGTGCACACTCTCGAGAATTTGCGGTAGACACCCCTCACCCGGTTGTTGATCTTTTGCCCGGTTGTGTAGATACCCCAACGGGTGGAAGCCTGCGTCTGGGACAGTATCGCTGTCTGCTTGCGGAAGGTTCGCGCGCGCGTGCACTGTACGGTAGGGGGGAGGTCTGGGAGCGGCACCGGCACCGCTATGGGTTGAACGCGGCGTATCGAGCGCGCTTTGAGGCGAGCGCGTTGCGTCCGGTGGGAGTGGATTCAGACTGTGGCGCAGTGGAGGTGGTGGAGCACGGGGAGCATCCGTGGTTTTTCGGCGTGCAGTTCCACCCGGAATTTTGTTCTCGACCGAACCGGGCTCACCCTTTGTTCCGGGCGCTGGTGGCGGCGGGCTTGGAGCGAAAAGACAGTCGTTCTTGA
- the rpsD gene encoding 30S ribosomal protein S4 codes for MAVKRARGKIVRRLGINIFGNPKYTRLLGKKPAPPGKEHGVKQRAKVSVYGEQLKEKQKFRFAYGMSERQFRNLFAQAHRMKGVTGNNMLSLMERRLDNTVFRMGFAISRVQARQMVSHRYFLINGKTANIPSMRISAHDVITTKNRKGIHSIIRHNLTLSQGQRGSWLNVDEEQLSATVSELPRAQDIHPVGNIQHIVEYYSR; via the coding sequence ATGGCAGTGAAGCGGGCACGGGGAAAGATTGTACGTCGGCTGGGGATTAACATTTTTGGGAATCCAAAGTACACGCGGCTTTTGGGCAAGAAGCCCGCGCCTCCAGGCAAGGAGCATGGGGTGAAGCAGCGGGCAAAGGTGTCTGTGTACGGGGAGCAGCTAAAGGAAAAGCAGAAGTTTCGCTTTGCGTATGGAATGTCCGAGCGACAATTCCGTAATCTTTTTGCTCAGGCACATCGGATGAAGGGCGTGACGGGTAACAATATGCTGTCGCTAATGGAGCGGCGGCTGGATAACACGGTGTTCAGGATGGGCTTTGCGATCAGTCGTGTGCAGGCGCGGCAGATGGTGTCACATCGTTACTTCCTTATCAATGGGAAGACGGCCAATATCCCTTCCATGCGCATTAGCGCGCATGATGTCATCACTACTAAGAACCGGAAAGGTATTCATAGCATCATTCGTCACAACCTGACCCTTTCTCAGGGGCAGCGCGGTTCCTGGCTAAACGTGGATGAGGAGCAGCTTTCGGCAACTGTCTCTGAGCTGCCGCGTGCGCAGGATATCCATCCGGTGGGGAATATCCAACATATCGTGGAGTACTACTCGCGGTAG
- a CDS encoding PASTA domain-containing protein has product MDDGPLRVVVLTSFVILVVVCAVALCTFFVFLKSPDQVMTPHIVGKDFVSAAIEMQAKELYPRVQLRFSTREKPGVVLEQNPPAGAIVKAGRYVDLVVSQQAVTTHVEDYRGLQVEEAVARIAAAEVERRISVKTPHLYRFSTGAAGTILEQDPAPGAVLSADVELRFVVSKGSEREQTTVPLLVGYSLPELYRVMAQTALTLQFTVSPPSPSGERKDGEARGRTRANAQDYARVSAQDHDPGSRVEAFRAMQVQVLFPERGEAHEIYGILALDLPRYPYPMSCVLDVQYPGGVRTALAMFQHPGGRFTIPYGLPAGATLFLTVGGKELFSGEVGALPHAGS; this is encoded by the coding sequence ATGGATGATGGTCCCTTGAGGGTTGTTGTGCTTACCTCATTTGTCATACTCGTAGTAGTCTGTGCCGTTGCGCTGTGTACTTTTTTTGTGTTCCTCAAAAGCCCTGATCAGGTGATGACTCCCCATATCGTGGGCAAGGACTTTGTGTCTGCTGCTATAGAGATGCAGGCAAAGGAGCTGTATCCCCGCGTTCAGTTGCGGTTTTCTACCCGTGAGAAGCCTGGTGTTGTTCTTGAACAGAACCCACCTGCGGGGGCCATCGTCAAGGCTGGGCGCTACGTGGACCTCGTAGTGAGCCAACAAGCAGTGACTACGCACGTTGAGGACTATCGGGGATTGCAGGTTGAAGAAGCGGTGGCGCGCATCGCTGCTGCTGAAGTTGAGCGCCGCATCTCAGTGAAAACACCCCACTTATATCGGTTCAGCACTGGCGCAGCTGGCACCATTTTGGAGCAGGACCCTGCTCCTGGCGCGGTTCTGTCTGCGGATGTAGAGTTGCGTTTTGTCGTCAGTAAGGGGTCTGAGCGCGAGCAGACTACAGTCCCCCTATTGGTAGGATATAGTTTGCCTGAGCTGTACCGTGTTATGGCGCAGACGGCGCTCACCTTGCAGTTTACCGTATCTCCCCCGTCTCCTTCTGGGGAGAGAAAAGACGGAGAAGCACGTGGAAGAACGCGTGCCAATGCGCAGGACTACGCGCGGGTTTCAGCACAGGATCATGACCCTGGTTCGCGCGTTGAAGCCTTTCGCGCCATGCAGGTGCAGGTGCTCTTTCCAGAGCGTGGAGAGGCTCACGAAATATACGGTATCTTAGCTCTCGATCTGCCGCGTTATCCGTATCCTATGTCCTGTGTGTTGGATGTACAGTATCCAGGGGGGGTGCGTACCGCGCTTGCAATGTTTCAGCATCCGGGGGGACGTTTCACCATCCCCTATGGATTGCCTGCAGGGGCGACGCTCTTCCTAACGGTGGGGGGGAAGGAATTGTTTTCTGGAGAGGTGGGTGCATTGCCTCATGCAGGTTCCTAG
- a CDS encoding ABC transporter substrate-binding protein encodes MVWRSVCCALLVALLCLAVGCDSPDLLVDSDLSLSRVRVAKTLVMGVSDRTPPMCFRYPNGEIVGFDVDLARAVCRVLGVRLIIRPIKWTLKRNALRCGLVDCVWTAFAVTARRRTEFLLSEPYLRTAQVLLVREGRLHPDLAHVERELGQRMTGVSAVHTRGDILPMRSSHRQARIAVLRGGPVPGNEKWQFGFEPHGKVVWYRHRSAMLEALRTRAVDAALVDLVEAHDAVHRQGAPLRVMRVPLGLSQYAVAFRREDRALRDEIQRILYRIAASGEAYRIAEKWFGVGQSVIGIE; translated from the coding sequence GTGGTCTGGCGCAGCGTGTGTTGTGCACTGCTGGTGGCGCTTTTGTGTCTTGCCGTCGGCTGCGATTCCCCTGATTTGCTCGTAGATAGCGATCTGTCTCTTTCGCGCGTGCGCGTGGCAAAAACGCTGGTTATGGGAGTGAGCGATCGTACGCCGCCGATGTGTTTTCGCTATCCGAATGGGGAGATTGTTGGTTTTGATGTTGATCTTGCGCGCGCGGTCTGTCGTGTATTGGGGGTACGCCTTATCATTCGTCCCATAAAGTGGACGCTGAAAAGGAATGCGCTGCGCTGTGGTCTTGTCGATTGCGTTTGGACGGCGTTTGCCGTAACGGCTCGGCGCCGCACTGAGTTTTTACTTTCCGAGCCATATCTGCGTACTGCGCAGGTACTCCTTGTGCGTGAGGGCAGGTTGCATCCGGATTTGGCACACGTGGAACGGGAATTGGGGCAGCGTATGACAGGTGTTTCGGCTGTGCATACGCGCGGTGATATTTTGCCTATGCGCTCGTCGCATAGACAGGCTCGCATCGCCGTGTTGCGCGGTGGTCCGGTACCGGGAAATGAGAAGTGGCAGTTTGGATTTGAACCACACGGGAAGGTTGTGTGGTACCGACACCGGAGTGCCATGCTTGAGGCGCTGCGCACCCGGGCGGTGGACGCGGCACTTGTGGATCTGGTTGAGGCTCATGACGCAGTGCATCGTCAGGGTGCGCCTCTGAGGGTGATGCGGGTACCGCTTGGGTTGAGCCAGTATGCGGTTGCATTTCGGCGTGAGGATCGTGCGTTGCGTGACGAAATTCAGCGAATCTTGTATCGTATTGCTGCCTCCGGTGAGGCATACCGTATTGCAGAAAAATGGTTTGGTGTTGGTCAGTCGGTTATTGGGATAGAATAA
- a CDS encoding transporter substrate-binding domain-containing protein: MVWCWSVGYWDRIKVQGSGAFFALRFFCVCAGVGGMLWSCTPRARVFHAQDASFDEARVRGTLVVGVGRGLAPLVDAATFSAFSLPSSVVPPPARCSLLLQEARGYDVELLAQVARRLHMDVQVKVVHWDEKERALHAGVIDCIADGFTYTADHARRFALTQPYVRDVRVFAVLRQAPYATVADLHGKRLGVHAVTDVEENDAYHALFGQVKTYAHYVQALTALSRAEVDVVALNLVTLCAVTPHLRRLYRILDEPIDTCEYVFAFRADARALRDMVVRTLSQLQREGFVSALSKRWFGSDMSIIDR; the protein is encoded by the coding sequence ATGGTTTGGTGTTGGTCAGTCGGTTATTGGGATAGAATAAAGGTGCAAGGCAGCGGTGCGTTTTTTGCACTGCGCTTTTTTTGCGTGTGTGCAGGGGTGGGGGGGATGCTCTGGTCGTGTACTCCTCGTGCAAGGGTGTTTCACGCGCAGGATGCGTCGTTCGATGAGGCGCGCGTGCGGGGTACACTTGTGGTGGGCGTCGGTCGGGGCTTGGCACCCTTGGTGGATGCTGCCACTTTCTCTGCCTTCTCTCTTCCTTCTTCGGTTGTTCCTCCTCCTGCGCGGTGTTCGTTGCTTTTGCAGGAGGCGCGCGGCTACGATGTTGAGCTGTTAGCTCAAGTGGCACGTCGTCTCCATATGGACGTGCAGGTGAAAGTCGTTCATTGGGATGAAAAGGAGCGCGCCCTCCATGCGGGGGTAATTGACTGTATCGCAGACGGATTCACCTATACTGCAGATCACGCGCGCAGATTTGCACTGACGCAGCCGTACGTACGCGATGTGCGCGTCTTTGCGGTGTTGCGCCAAGCCCCGTACGCAACGGTTGCAGACCTGCATGGAAAGCGGCTCGGGGTCCACGCAGTGACCGATGTGGAAGAAAATGATGCATACCACGCGTTGTTTGGGCAGGTGAAAACGTATGCCCACTATGTTCAGGCACTCACTGCTTTGTCGCGAGCGGAAGTAGATGTGGTGGCGCTGAATTTGGTGACGCTCTGCGCAGTGACGCCGCACCTGCGGCGCTTGTATCGAATTTTGGATGAACCGATAGACACGTGTGAATACGTGTTTGCGTTTCGTGCGGATGCGCGTGCTTTGCGCGACATGGTTGTGCGCACTCTGTCGCAGCTGCAGCGAGAGGGTTTTGTGTCAGCGCTCTCAAAGCGGTGGTTTGGCAGCGATATGTCCATCATCGACCGCTAA
- a CDS encoding single-stranded DNA-binding protein — protein MDPLNAVIVEGNVVPSASARVPEAAVCAFCIQTQRRVQGEGRVHTEVSYFEVEAWDALARVCAQQVRPGVGLRVVGRLKQDRWQQEDGVRVQRVKIVAEHVEFQTPFVW, from the coding sequence GTGGATCCGTTGAATGCCGTTATTGTGGAGGGAAATGTCGTTCCATCTGCTTCCGCGCGCGTGCCGGAGGCGGCCGTGTGTGCGTTTTGCATTCAAACGCAACGGCGCGTGCAAGGGGAGGGGAGGGTGCACACAGAGGTTTCGTATTTTGAAGTTGAGGCATGGGATGCACTTGCGCGCGTGTGTGCGCAACAGGTGCGGCCAGGAGTGGGGTTGCGGGTGGTCGGCCGTCTCAAGCAGGATCGTTGGCAGCAGGAGGACGGGGTGCGAGTGCAGCGGGTAAAGATTGTCGCTGAGCATGTAGAGTTTCAGACTCCTTTTGTATGGTGA
- a CDS encoding DUF368 domain-containing protein: MSSPVMHVWIGMLIGAANVVPGLSGGTVALLCGTWELLIAAIALDRAHLCRQWRRLLALAGGIVVGIGVCARFMRALYEAFPHLTNAFLAGVLLASVPSLRNRVRAASVAAEHSVQAEGTARGHVGDAARRVWCAVRIIFFVLLGFVAVCAFSRMQHARDASSATAPASVQTTAVLTTAHTRGFVATVCAGALAAAAMLTPGFSGSLVLLLAGVYQPLLSVLSLRAVEQGGGVTGASVISRLCSAHVWGLLFPLCVGMGIGLLGAARVLRAWFRLYPVSAHACVCGLVLGSSVTLFPRGTAAGMQDQFTLFMGCVAGCVGAFALAKVCAWGARDAGG; the protein is encoded by the coding sequence ATGAGTTCACCGGTCATGCACGTGTGGATAGGAATGTTAATAGGAGCGGCAAACGTGGTACCGGGTCTTTCGGGGGGTACGGTTGCGCTGCTCTGTGGCACGTGGGAATTACTGATTGCAGCAATAGCATTGGATAGAGCGCATCTGTGCCGTCAGTGGCGACGCTTGCTTGCCCTTGCGGGGGGAATAGTGGTGGGGATAGGGGTGTGCGCACGCTTTATGCGTGCGTTGTACGAAGCATTTCCTCATCTTACGAATGCCTTTTTGGCCGGGGTGCTGTTAGCAAGTGTGCCGTCTTTGCGCAATCGGGTGCGTGCCGCCAGTGTTGCCGCGGAGCACTCAGTGCAGGCGGAAGGCACAGCGCGCGGGCATGTGGGGGACGCGGCACGCCGCGTGTGGTGTGCAGTTAGAATTATTTTCTTTGTGCTGCTTGGGTTTGTGGCAGTGTGTGCGTTTTCTCGCATGCAGCACGCGCGTGACGCATCCTCTGCGACCGCCCCTGCGTCTGTTCAGACTACGGCGGTCCTTACTACTGCACACACGCGCGGATTTGTGGCGACCGTGTGCGCAGGGGCGCTAGCGGCGGCGGCAATGCTCACGCCAGGATTTTCCGGTTCATTGGTATTGCTGCTGGCGGGGGTGTACCAACCGCTTTTGAGCGTGTTGTCTTTGCGCGCGGTGGAGCAGGGGGGAGGAGTGACTGGCGCGTCGGTAATAAGCAGGTTGTGTTCTGCGCACGTGTGGGGGCTCCTGTTTCCACTCTGTGTGGGAATGGGGATAGGGTTGCTGGGGGCGGCGCGGGTGCTCCGCGCATGGTTTCGGTTGTACCCGGTGTCCGCGCATGCGTGTGTGTGTGGGCTCGTGCTGGGATCGAGCGTGACGTTGTTCCCACGGGGAACTGCAGCCGGGATGCAGGATCAGTTTACGCTTTTTATGGGATGTGTGGCTGGGTGTGTCGGTGCGTTTGCGCTCGCAAAGGTCTGCGCCTGGGGTGCGCGCGATGCGGGCGGGTAG